In Littorina saxatilis isolate snail1 unplaced genomic scaffold, US_GU_Lsax_2.0 scaffold_1379, whole genome shotgun sequence, a single window of DNA contains:
- the LOC138956257 gene encoding uncharacterized protein codes for METPGEEDPFFHDIIPHTVPHPPSSHDTIPHTVPHPPSFHDTIPHTVPHPPDGIASPSNSAEDFTQPPVDLSQASGHNTPRGTVQHHDYDHSTVPTQLAQPMDVDASFPRDRMEASVAGAMAPGYTTNNQQQLEIHNHSEGPTNIAETINSSNYIKIKDFHNPVHNDNRVHNNNLHVHQHKARITYVINAVTAGEQRNHLLAVTGN; via the exons ATGGAAACTCCTGGAGAGGAGGACCCCTTTTTTCACGACATCATTCCACACACTGTGCCTCACCCTCCCTCTTCTCACGACACCATTCCACACACTGTGCCACACCCTCCCTCTTTTCACGACACCATTCCACACACTGTGCCACACCCTCCCGATGGTATCGCCAGCCCTTCCAACAGTGCTGAGGACTTTACACAGCCTCCAGTCGACCTCTCTCAGGCTTCCGGCCACAACACTCCACGAGGCACGGTGCAGCACCATGACTATGATCACTCTACCGTGCCAACACAACTGGCTCAGCCCATGGACGTGGACGCGTCGTTCCCTCGGGACAGGATGGAAGCCAGTGTTGCAGGAGCGATGGCCCCAGGCTACACAACCAACA ATCAGCAACAGCTGGAAATACACAATCACTCAGAGGGCCCCACCAACATTGCGGAAACCATCAACAGTTCAAACTACATCAAGATCAAGGACTTTCACAACCCGGTTCACAATGACAACCGGGTTCACAATAACAACCTACACGTGCATCAGCACAAAGCTCGCATCACTTACGTGATCAACGCTGTCACTGCTGGAGAACAACGTAATCATTTGCTGGCCGTAACAGGTAACTGA